The sequence AATAAAGGCGACTTCAGAATTTGTCGTTCCAAGATCTATCCCGATAATCGGTTCCATATAAAAAAATCCTTTTAAAAAGTTCAGTCGGCCACAATCACCTGGGCATACCGTAAAATTTCATCGCCCCTTCTAAAGCCTCCGGATACGGTTTCCACGACCGTTCCTTTTTCCATCCCCTCAGCGGCCTTTGATTCCAGGGCTTTCATGATCATGGGGTCAAAAACGGCACCCGTGGAGGCTATGGGCTGAATGTCCAGCAGAGCAAGGGATGCGTCAAATTTTCGGATGGCCATATCATATCCGTCACGGATATTGTCCATATTTTTAGGCGTCCGCTGAAAAAATCCCTTTTTGGAAACAGGTGCGGGGCAGGCAGCCCTGCCCCGCACCAGGCTGTCCCGAATATCGAGAAAATATAACACAGTTCTTTTCTCGGTCTCCACTCGAATATTATGTTCTAAAGCGGCAATCTGTCTTGTCTTCTCATTAAAATGGGCCATAATCTCACCATAGGCATCGGTCATAGCCGTAATTTGATCCAAGGCTTTTAAGGTCCGGTGCTGCTCCCTGTTTTGCATCTTAATTTCCTGTTTTAAGGCCGTAAATTCAGAAAGCAGGGTATATAGGTCACAGGTATCCGGCGTCACAGACAGGGCGGGGGGAGCTTGATCCGGCACATCTGAAAGCCAGGCTTTAAAGTCATCAAGAACTTTGGTTTTCCAAGGGTGCATCTCGTTGCTCTCCAATACGGCCCGGTCTACAGATATCTCATCATTCTCATCATCCAAAGAGCCCTTTGAAACACCCTTTAAAACAGTTTTACAAAACAGTATAATATTCTCCTTCATTTTTATGAGAGGGTGGACTACTTTTTTTAACCAGCTCTCAAGCCTTTTTTTTCTGTCGCTTGACGTTGCATCCACTGATTTTTCCATCTATTTTTCCATCCCCTTGCCGGCGGCGTTTAACAGCTCCTGCAACCCTGGAGTGCGGCGGGTGATCTTAACGGATGAGGCAAGGGTCTCAATGGTCTGCTTAGGTTCCGCGTTTTTGAGCGCAAAAAAGAGCCCGGTTGTCGCCCGGGTTCTTGCATCCTTGATGGACTCATAGGCGTTTGTTATCTTTTGAAACATTTCAGGATTTCTTTCCGGGCTGTGTTCCTTGACCAACCGAAGGTACTTTTTTCTGATTTCCTGGT is a genomic window of uncultured Desulfobacter sp. containing:
- the grpE gene encoding nucleotide exchange factor GrpE, encoding MEKSVDATSSDRKKRLESWLKKVVHPLIKMKENIILFCKTVLKGVSKGSLDDENDEISVDRAVLESNEMHPWKTKVLDDFKAWLSDVPDQAPPALSVTPDTCDLYTLLSEFTALKQEIKMQNREQHRTLKALDQITAMTDAYGEIMAHFNEKTRQIAALEHNIRVETEKRTVLYFLDIRDSLVRGRAACPAPVSKKGFFQRTPKNMDNIRDGYDMAIRKFDASLALLDIQPIASTGAVFDPMIMKALESKAAEGMEKGTVVETVSGGFRRGDEILRYAQVIVAD
- a CDS encoding J domain-containing protein; its protein translation is MLKSYLVLGLSLNATDQEIRKKYLRLVKEHSPERNPEMFQKITNAYESIKDARTRATTGLFFALKNAEPKQTIETLASSVKITRRTPGLQELLNAAGKGMEK